The following proteins come from a genomic window of Eleginops maclovinus isolate JMC-PN-2008 ecotype Puerto Natales chromosome 8, JC_Emac_rtc_rv5, whole genome shotgun sequence:
- the fam78ab gene encoding protein FAM78A isoform X1: MRISSSPDLWTLLWIVLLFNAMGCIQSIRCKPKSFRDSITVLEVNTSIDPNPTSIDESSSVVLRYRTPHFRAHARVLVPPVASKETWTIGWIQACNHMEFYNTYGNKGMSSWELPDLRDGKIQAISDSDGVNYPWYGNTTETCTVVGPTKKDSKFTVSMNDNFYPSVTWGVPVSDSNVPQLTSIRRDQSFTTWLVAINQATSETLVLQTIRWRMRLHIRVDPEKPLGHRAALNEPVAQEQPQILGKNESILSNAMVKPNANDAQVLMWRPKIGDPVVVIPPKY, from the exons ATGcgtatttcttcttctccagACCTCTGGACGTTGTTGTGGATTGTGTTGCTATTTAATGCAATGGGCTGTATCCAGAGTATCAGGTGTAAGCCCAAGAGTTTCCGAGACAGTATCACCGTCCTGGAGGTGAACACTTCCATCGACCCCAACCCCACCAGCATCGACGAGTCATCCAGCGTGGTGCTGCGCTACCGGACACCGCACTTCCGAGCGCATGCTCGAGTCCTAGTGCCGCCAGTAGCCAGTAAAGAGACATGGACAATCGGCTGGATCCAAGCCTGTAATCACATGGAGTTTTACAATACGTATGGAAACAAAGGGAT GTCGAGTTGGGAGCTCCCCGATCTCCGCGACGGCAAAATCCAGGCCATCAGCGACTCGGATGGGGTAAACTACCCGTGGTACGGCAACACGACGGAGACCTGCACTGTGGTAGGCCCCACCAAGAAAGACAGCAAGTTCACTGTTAGTATGAATGACAATTTCTACCCCAGCGTGACCTGGGGTGTGCCCGTCAGCGACAGCAACGTGCCTCAGCTTACCAGCATCCGCCGCGACCAGAGCTTTACGACCTGGCTTGTGGCCATTAACCAGGCCACCTCAGAGACACTCGTCCTGCAGACAATCCGCTGGAGGATGCGGCTTCACATCCGAGTCGACCCAGAGAAGCCTCTGGGTCACAGGGCCGCTCTGAACGAGCCTGTGGCCCAGGAACAGCCTCAGATCCTGGGCAAAAATGAGTCCATCCTCTCTAACGCCATGGTCAAGCCCAACGCCAATGACGCCCAGGTGCTGATGTGGCGGCCAAAGATTGGTGACCCTGTGGTGGTCATCCCACCCAAATACTGA
- the fam78ab gene encoding protein FAM78A isoform X2, giving the protein MGCIQSIRCKPKSFRDSITVLEVNTSIDPNPTSIDESSSVVLRYRTPHFRAHARVLVPPVASKETWTIGWIQACNHMEFYNTYGNKGMSSWELPDLRDGKIQAISDSDGVNYPWYGNTTETCTVVGPTKKDSKFTVSMNDNFYPSVTWGVPVSDSNVPQLTSIRRDQSFTTWLVAINQATSETLVLQTIRWRMRLHIRVDPEKPLGHRAALNEPVAQEQPQILGKNESILSNAMVKPNANDAQVLMWRPKIGDPVVVIPPKY; this is encoded by the exons ATGGGCTGTATCCAGAGTATCAGGTGTAAGCCCAAGAGTTTCCGAGACAGTATCACCGTCCTGGAGGTGAACACTTCCATCGACCCCAACCCCACCAGCATCGACGAGTCATCCAGCGTGGTGCTGCGCTACCGGACACCGCACTTCCGAGCGCATGCTCGAGTCCTAGTGCCGCCAGTAGCCAGTAAAGAGACATGGACAATCGGCTGGATCCAAGCCTGTAATCACATGGAGTTTTACAATACGTATGGAAACAAAGGGAT GTCGAGTTGGGAGCTCCCCGATCTCCGCGACGGCAAAATCCAGGCCATCAGCGACTCGGATGGGGTAAACTACCCGTGGTACGGCAACACGACGGAGACCTGCACTGTGGTAGGCCCCACCAAGAAAGACAGCAAGTTCACTGTTAGTATGAATGACAATTTCTACCCCAGCGTGACCTGGGGTGTGCCCGTCAGCGACAGCAACGTGCCTCAGCTTACCAGCATCCGCCGCGACCAGAGCTTTACGACCTGGCTTGTGGCCATTAACCAGGCCACCTCAGAGACACTCGTCCTGCAGACAATCCGCTGGAGGATGCGGCTTCACATCCGAGTCGACCCAGAGAAGCCTCTGGGTCACAGGGCCGCTCTGAACGAGCCTGTGGCCCAGGAACAGCCTCAGATCCTGGGCAAAAATGAGTCCATCCTCTCTAACGCCATGGTCAAGCCCAACGCCAATGACGCCCAGGTGCTGATGTGGCGGCCAAAGATTGGTGACCCTGTGGTGGTCATCCCACCCAAATACTGA